Proteins from a genomic interval of Microbacterium esteraromaticum:
- a CDS encoding TetR/AcrR family transcriptional regulator, whose amino-acid sequence MSVPQRPRPEVSRSRRLILDAAERLFADVGLEFSLNDLAHEAGVGVATVYRRFPTHDDVVRALYERTYDAFVAVFDALEDAPDGWAGVVGYLERSVAMMNAHPAFAAAARRMARIDPASTLGHDLEQRLNVHVERAKEQGDLRADVMAVDLVTMVAQLGVLSVFPEPARTMMSARQLSFLLPGLRVHTQMLGGPADPIPTTLERLQQLAVQESFAGRADTGPS is encoded by the coding sequence ATGAGCGTTCCGCAACGTCCGCGCCCTGAGGTTTCCCGCAGTCGGCGACTGATCCTCGATGCGGCCGAACGACTGTTCGCCGATGTCGGGCTCGAGTTCTCACTGAATGACCTCGCCCATGAGGCCGGTGTGGGAGTGGCTACCGTGTACCGGCGGTTTCCGACGCACGATGACGTTGTTCGTGCTCTGTACGAGCGCACATACGACGCGTTCGTGGCCGTGTTCGATGCGCTCGAGGACGCACCCGATGGCTGGGCGGGAGTTGTCGGCTATCTCGAGCGCTCGGTGGCGATGATGAACGCGCACCCGGCGTTCGCCGCGGCCGCGCGCCGTATGGCGCGCATCGATCCCGCCTCGACGCTCGGCCACGATCTCGAGCAGCGCTTGAACGTGCACGTCGAGCGGGCGAAGGAACAGGGCGATCTGCGAGCGGACGTGATGGCGGTTGACCTCGTGACGATGGTCGCGCAACTGGGCGTGCTGTCGGTGTTCCCGGAGCCCGCCCGCACGATGATGAGTGCGCGTCAATTGAGCTTCCTGCTGCCGGGCCTGCGCGTGCACACACAGATGCTCGGAGGGCCAGCGGACCCCATTCCCACAACGCTGGAACGCCTACAGCAGCTCGCGGTTCAGGAGTCGTTCGCCGGTCGCGCTGACACCGGCCCGTCGTAG
- a CDS encoding glycoside hydrolase family 3 N-terminal domain-containing protein — protein sequence MAVTLIAGVLTVSCASTVPPRASASPSTTPTATPTPTPTLDPVEEAVRGMSIAERAASVVMGHIPTDDPDAARAYMQSGLGGFLLMGANTTAGPEQVQTFSAALTMDPALPPLIAIDQEGGVVSRLPWDDLPAGRALQHAAPDETRRVFAERAALVAAAGANVNFGIVADVPADAGSFIASRALGADADGAAERTAAAVAGEQGLVYSTLKHFPGHGAAPGDSHHSIPTTALALAQWRDADAKPFAAGIEAGAELLMFGHLAFTAIDAAPASMSARWHDIARDELGFEGVMITDDLGMLLSSGVAAYADPVGNAVAALAAGNDMVLMVAGSTPQTASEMVSGIIAAVEEGRLPSARLQDAAERVMALRMQHADATE from the coding sequence ATGGCGGTCACTCTGATCGCGGGTGTGCTGACCGTCTCCTGCGCATCGACCGTCCCGCCTCGGGCATCCGCGTCGCCGAGCACCACGCCCACGGCGACGCCGACCCCGACGCCGACGCTGGATCCGGTCGAAGAAGCCGTACGAGGGATGAGCATCGCCGAGCGTGCGGCCAGCGTCGTGATGGGGCACATCCCGACCGATGATCCGGACGCCGCTCGTGCCTACATGCAGTCCGGTCTCGGTGGCTTCCTGCTGATGGGGGCGAACACCACCGCCGGCCCCGAGCAGGTGCAGACGTTCAGCGCCGCGCTGACGATGGACCCCGCGCTGCCTCCGCTGATCGCGATCGACCAGGAGGGCGGCGTCGTCTCGCGGCTGCCCTGGGATGACCTGCCCGCCGGTCGGGCGCTGCAGCACGCCGCTCCCGACGAGACCCGCCGCGTCTTCGCCGAACGGGCCGCGCTGGTCGCCGCGGCGGGCGCGAACGTGAACTTCGGGATCGTCGCCGACGTGCCCGCCGACGCCGGGTCGTTCATCGCCTCACGTGCCCTCGGCGCGGATGCCGACGGTGCGGCCGAACGGACGGCGGCGGCCGTCGCAGGCGAACAAGGGCTCGTGTACTCGACGCTCAAGCACTTTCCCGGGCACGGCGCAGCACCGGGCGACTCGCATCACAGCATCCCGACCACCGCGCTCGCCCTCGCTCAGTGGCGCGACGCCGATGCCAAGCCCTTCGCCGCCGGAATCGAGGCGGGCGCAGAGCTGCTCATGTTCGGGCACCTCGCCTTCACCGCCATCGATGCCGCACCGGCCTCGATGTCGGCGCGCTGGCACGACATCGCTCGAGATGAACTCGGGTTCGAGGGGGTCATGATCACCGACGACCTCGGCATGCTGCTCTCGTCTGGTGTCGCAGCATACGCCGACCCGGTCGGCAACGCCGTCGCCGCGCTCGCCGCCGGCAACGACATGGTGCTGATGGTGGCGGGCTCGACGCCCCAGACGGCGTCGGAGATGGTGTCGGGCATCATCGCGGCGGTCGAAGAGGGGCGGTTGCCCTCCGCGCGCCTGCAGGATGCGGCGGAACGTGTGATGGCTCTGCGGATGCAGCACGCTGACGCCACCGAGTGA
- a CDS encoding calcium:proton antiporter, protein MFASTLVRTVLTPVVLLRLGLGWGLFGTLLVLSPLLTGPLPAFVLWSVLLLIITVITVSAFGVVTEAEHLARRLGDPYGTLVLTLSIVLIEVILISAVLLGPGEHPTIARDSVMAVSMIILNLVAGTALMVGGLRHGALRANGAGVSAYVAMLVVLLATAFAFPALIGSGGTYTPAQAIPVIVLTLGLYVFFLVRQMGAQRGDFQEVGASAASETHAGIREVIRRHRGELIARTLLLIATVTPIVLLSHDMATLLDDGLERLGAPVALSGILIAMIVFLPETITAIRAAHAGELQRVSNLCHGALVSTVGLTIPVVLAIGMLTGRPIILAESPAALVLLGVSMLLTIATFLGRRTGALHGAAHLMLFVMYALTVFA, encoded by the coding sequence ATGTTCGCATCCACTCTCGTCCGTACCGTCCTGACACCGGTCGTGCTCCTGCGTCTCGGGCTGGGTTGGGGACTCTTCGGCACGCTACTGGTGCTCTCTCCCCTGCTCACCGGCCCTCTGCCGGCGTTCGTGCTCTGGTCCGTGCTGCTGCTCATCATCACGGTGATCACCGTGAGCGCGTTCGGCGTCGTCACCGAGGCCGAACACCTCGCCCGGCGACTCGGCGACCCGTACGGCACGCTCGTACTCACGCTGTCGATCGTCCTGATCGAGGTGATCCTCATCTCGGCGGTGCTGCTGGGGCCCGGTGAGCACCCCACGATCGCCCGCGACTCGGTGATGGCCGTGTCGATGATCATCCTCAACCTCGTCGCGGGCACCGCTCTGATGGTCGGCGGGCTGCGGCACGGGGCGCTTCGCGCGAACGGAGCCGGGGTCTCGGCGTACGTGGCGATGCTGGTCGTCCTGTTGGCGACGGCGTTCGCCTTCCCCGCCCTGATCGGCTCCGGCGGCACCTACACGCCGGCGCAGGCCATCCCCGTGATCGTACTGACTCTGGGGCTCTACGTGTTCTTCCTCGTGCGACAGATGGGCGCGCAACGCGGTGATTTCCAAGAGGTCGGCGCGTCCGCGGCATCCGAGACGCATGCCGGCATCCGCGAGGTGATCCGCCGCCATCGGGGCGAACTCATCGCCCGCACCCTGCTGCTGATCGCCACGGTGACACCGATCGTGCTGCTGTCGCACGACATGGCGACGCTGCTCGATGACGGGCTCGAACGCCTCGGTGCGCCTGTCGCGCTCTCCGGCATCCTGATCGCGATGATCGTGTTCCTGCCCGAGACGATCACCGCGATCCGCGCCGCTCATGCGGGCGAGCTGCAGCGCGTGAGCAATCTCTGCCACGGCGCGCTCGTCTCGACGGTCGGGCTGACGATCCCGGTCGTGCTGGCGATCGGCATGCTGACCGGGCGACCGATCATCCTCGCCGAGAGCCCCGCCGCCCTGGTGCTGCTGGGGGTGTCGATGCTGCTGACCATCGCGACGTTCCTGGGCCGCCGGACCGGCGCCCTGCACGGGGCCGCCCATCTGATGCTGTTCGTGATGTACGCGCTGACCGTGTTCGCCTGA
- a CDS encoding HNH endonuclease, producing the protein MRRRRTVPAAATSTAARARYAKRRQRRVARADNDLTAEQWETLRDAWGGCAYCSASDVAVQRDCIQPISRGGRYTFTNVVPACASCNASKSNDEVTAWLRRKKLDERMFLLRHAEILGAARAADQ; encoded by the coding sequence ATGCGTCGTCGCCGTACCGTTCCCGCAGCCGCCACGTCGACGGCCGCGCGCGCCCGGTACGCGAAGCGCCGCCAGCGCCGCGTGGCGCGTGCCGACAACGACCTCACCGCTGAGCAATGGGAGACGCTGCGGGACGCATGGGGCGGGTGCGCCTACTGCTCAGCATCCGACGTCGCCGTGCAGCGCGACTGCATCCAGCCGATCTCGCGCGGCGGCCGCTACACCTTCACCAACGTGGTGCCTGCGTGCGCGTCGTGCAATGCCAGCAAGAGCAATGACGAGGTCACGGCTTGGCTGCGCCGCAAGAAGCTCGACGAACGGATGTTCCTGCTGCGTCACGCCGAGATCCTCGGTGCGGCTCGCGCTGCGGACCAGTGA
- a CDS encoding 3-methyladenine DNA glycosylase: MRTTVTRLTRDEWTARAAAHAERADALTAAHRERAQRREKHPVHDFLFTYYAYKPSQLRRWHPGAGVTLAEATERAEWRWYRAGDAPGDVVPDDTAFRAEKPQLADLIERMLRRTAARPAQFGCFGLHEWAMVYRTAEHRHPIPLRLGAEGTDAVVEANDLRCTHFDAFRFFTDDAVPRNRLALTRESQPDLEQPGCLHAGMDLYKWAVKLGPLVPGELLLDAFELARDIRMLDMQAAPYDLSAWDVQPVPIETAAGKAEYVRQQRVFAERGAALRADLLTAWLGEATD, encoded by the coding sequence ATGCGCACGACCGTCACCAGACTGACGCGCGACGAGTGGACCGCGCGCGCAGCGGCCCATGCCGAACGTGCCGACGCTCTCACCGCGGCGCACCGCGAGCGCGCGCAGCGACGCGAGAAGCACCCGGTGCACGACTTCTTGTTCACGTACTACGCGTACAAGCCGTCGCAGTTGCGCCGGTGGCATCCGGGCGCCGGGGTCACACTCGCCGAGGCGACCGAACGCGCGGAGTGGCGCTGGTACCGCGCCGGCGACGCGCCGGGCGACGTCGTCCCCGACGACACTGCCTTCCGCGCCGAGAAGCCGCAGCTCGCGGATCTGATCGAGCGGATGCTGCGACGCACGGCCGCACGTCCCGCGCAGTTCGGGTGCTTCGGCCTGCACGAGTGGGCGATGGTGTACCGCACCGCCGAGCACCGGCATCCGATCCCCCTGCGCCTGGGTGCGGAGGGAACGGATGCCGTCGTCGAGGCGAACGACCTGCGGTGCACGCACTTCGACGCGTTCCGGTTCTTCACGGACGATGCCGTCCCCCGCAACCGGCTGGCGCTGACCCGAGAATCGCAGCCCGACCTGGAGCAGCCCGGGTGCCTGCACGCCGGGATGGACTTGTACAAGTGGGCGGTCAAGCTCGGTCCGCTCGTGCCGGGGGAACTGCTGCTGGATGCCTTCGAGCTGGCCCGCGACATCCGCATGCTCGATATGCAGGCAGCTCCCTACGATCTGTCGGCCTGGGACGTACAGCCGGTGCCGATCGAGACGGCAGCGGGCAAAGCCGAGTACGTGCGCCAGCAGCGCGTCTTCGCCGAACGCGGCGCCGCGCTGCGGGCCGACCTTCTGACGGCCTGGCTGGGCGAGGCTACCGACTGA